The Corynebacterium renale genome includes a region encoding these proteins:
- a CDS encoding DNA repair helicase XPB encodes MALDGPLIVQSDKTILLEVAHPQAALARLELAPFAELERAPEHIHTYRITPLALWNARAAGHDAEQVVDVLERYSRFPVPQALLVDVAETMARYGRVVLHKHPAHGLILESAEPAILAEVQRHKKIAPMLGQRIDEHTIVVHPSERGRLKQELLKIGWPADDRAGYVDGEHHPIALSDATEEWQLRDYQRYAVDSFWEGGSGVVVLPCGAGKTIVGAGTMALAKTTTLILVTNTVAGRQWRDELLRRTTLTPEEIGEYSGEKKEIRPVTIATYQVVTRKTRGEYRALELFDSRDWGLIIYDEVHLLPAPVFRMTSDLQSRRRLGLTATLVREDGREGDVFSLIGPKRYDAPWKELEAAGYIATAECVEIRTTMSDAGRMAYATAETRERYRLAACAPEKRAVVDKLLEAHAGSPTLVIGAYIDQLEEIAERHNIPLIDGSTSTSARQKAFDAFRAGEISQLVVSKVANFSIDLPEASVAIQVSGTFGSRQEEAQRLGRLLRPKADGGEAHFYTVVTRDTLDAEYAAHRQRFLAEQGYAYRLLDATDLPAFLTEEGIVSRKD; translated from the coding sequence GTGGCACTCGATGGCCCGCTAATCGTGCAGTCCGATAAAACAATTCTTCTGGAGGTCGCTCACCCCCAGGCTGCTTTGGCACGCCTGGAACTGGCGCCGTTCGCCGAACTCGAGCGCGCCCCAGAGCACATCCACACCTACCGCATCACCCCGCTGGCCTTGTGGAATGCACGCGCCGCCGGGCATGACGCCGAACAGGTCGTCGACGTCCTGGAGCGGTATTCGCGCTTCCCTGTTCCGCAGGCGCTCCTCGTTGACGTGGCAGAGACGATGGCACGCTACGGGCGGGTCGTCCTGCACAAGCACCCCGCCCACGGCCTCATCCTGGAATCAGCGGAACCGGCAATTCTCGCGGAGGTGCAACGCCACAAGAAAATTGCACCAATGTTGGGCCAACGTATCGACGAGCACACCATCGTGGTACATCCCTCCGAGCGTGGGCGCCTGAAGCAAGAATTGCTCAAGATTGGGTGGCCCGCCGACGACCGCGCCGGCTACGTCGATGGCGAGCATCACCCCATCGCATTAAGCGACGCCACCGAGGAGTGGCAGCTACGCGACTACCAACGCTACGCAGTCGATTCCTTCTGGGAAGGCGGGTCCGGGGTCGTTGTGCTGCCGTGTGGCGCAGGCAAAACCATCGTGGGAGCTGGCACGATGGCGCTGGCTAAAACGACCACGCTCATCTTGGTCACCAACACCGTTGCCGGGCGCCAGTGGCGTGACGAACTGCTGCGCCGCACAACACTTACCCCCGAGGAGATCGGCGAATACTCGGGGGAAAAGAAGGAGATCCGGCCCGTCACCATCGCCACCTACCAGGTGGTCACCCGCAAAACCCGGGGCGAGTACCGAGCGCTCGAACTCTTCGACTCCCGCGACTGGGGGTTAATCATCTATGACGAAGTCCACCTGCTCCCCGCGCCCGTCTTCCGCATGACTTCGGACCTGCAGTCGCGCCGCCGCCTCGGACTGACGGCCACCTTAGTGCGTGAGGATGGCCGCGAGGGCGACGTCTTCTCCCTCATTGGGCCGAAACGCTACGACGCGCCGTGGAAAGAGCTCGAGGCCGCCGGCTACATTGCCACCGCGGAGTGCGTGGAAATCCGCACGACCATGAGCGACGCCGGGCGCATGGCATACGCCACCGCCGAGACTCGCGAACGCTACCGTCTTGCCGCATGCGCCCCGGAGAAACGTGCGGTCGTCGATAAGCTACTCGAGGCGCATGCGGGCTCCCCCACGTTGGTGATCGGCGCCTACATCGACCAATTAGAGGAGATCGCCGAGCGGCATAACATCCCGCTTATCGACGGTTCCACCTCCACCAGCGCCCGGCAGAAAGCGTTCGATGCTTTCCGTGCGGGCGAAATCTCCCAACTCGTTGTGTCCAAGGTAGCCAATTTCTCGATCGACCTGCCCGAGGCATCAGTGGCGATCCAGGTTTCTGGGACGTTCGGCTCCCGCCAAGAAGAAGCTCAACGCCTGGGCAGATTGTTACGCCCGAAAGCAGACGGCGGCGAGGCCCACTTTTACACCGTGGTCACACGCGATACGCTCGACGCCGAATACGCCGCCCACCGGCAACGATTCCTCGCCGAGCAGGGATACGCCTACCGGCTTCTCGACGCCACCGATCTCCCCGCCTTCCTCACCGAAGAAGGTATCGTGTCCAGAAAGGATTAA
- a CDS encoding DUF3239 domain-containing protein produces the protein MKIFHFDVDEAWAKENNELLRDTSRLQLSAVVMGLIFATAGVAAWFLIDNSSVGLLVLIAALAVMVLCFIIAWVVPRKVGTAQQLYDTYPLAPAIIAEVNPRDVVLLALVNTSVDPEAKPRWALATRTVTRLKGHPRTVGTRVPVAAVSGRRKVSSQGQWDEITPMPIAWGTPDEDIIAAATKEIPFQQWQIVEKHAGRADEVQKTQFSLLEL, from the coding sequence ATGAAAATATTTCACTTTGACGTAGACGAAGCGTGGGCAAAAGAAAATAATGAACTGCTCCGCGATACTTCCCGCCTCCAGCTCTCTGCCGTGGTGATGGGCCTTATCTTCGCGACAGCAGGGGTTGCAGCGTGGTTCCTAATCGATAATTCGAGTGTGGGGCTGCTCGTGCTCATCGCCGCGTTGGCGGTCATGGTGTTGTGCTTCATCATCGCGTGGGTGGTGCCGCGCAAGGTTGGCACTGCGCAACAACTTTACGACACCTACCCCCTCGCCCCCGCAATTATCGCCGAGGTCAACCCGCGCGATGTCGTACTTTTAGCGCTGGTAAACACATCCGTGGACCCGGAGGCGAAACCGCGCTGGGCACTGGCGACCCGAACAGTCACCCGCCTGAAGGGCCATCCGCGCACTGTGGGGACCCGAGTTCCTGTCGCAGCTGTGTCTGGCCGCCGGAAAGTGTCCAGCCAAGGTCAGTGGGACGAAATCACCCCGATGCCGATTGCTTGGGGAACACCCGACGAGGACATTATCGCCGCAGCCACCAAAGAGATTCCGTTCCAACAATGGCAGATC